The Nocardioides sp. S-1144 genome includes a region encoding these proteins:
- a CDS encoding acyl-CoA dehydrogenase family protein: MQLALTEDDQAFREEMRTFFTTTFPEEIRRTVEEGRELTREQIVESQQALNAAGLAVPHWPEEWGGRGWSELKRHIWHEEMQAASVPVPLAFNASMIGPVIAQFGTQEQKEKFLPKTANLDIWWSQGFSEPDAGSDLAGLRTTAVLDGDDWVVNGQKTWTTLGQYGDWIFTLVRTDPEVKKQAGISMLLIDMTSPGVEVRPIELIDGGHEVNEVWFTDVRVPGENLVGEVNSGWTQAKFLLGNERVGVAPVGATKRVLARAKELGASILADDPLLRARVVELENELLALELTALRVAAHSAGAEPHPASSVLKLKGTELQQAVSELVVDLGGPATLASGEGDATLEWYRRSTPTYLNLRKASIYGGSNEIQRQIISRNILGL, translated from the coding sequence ATGCAGCTCGCACTGACCGAGGACGACCAGGCGTTCCGGGAGGAGATGCGCACGTTCTTCACCACGACGTTCCCGGAGGAGATCCGGCGCACCGTCGAGGAGGGGCGCGAGCTCACCCGGGAGCAGATCGTCGAGAGCCAGCAGGCGCTGAACGCCGCGGGCCTCGCCGTCCCGCACTGGCCCGAGGAGTGGGGCGGCCGCGGCTGGAGCGAGCTCAAGCGCCACATCTGGCACGAGGAGATGCAGGCGGCGTCCGTGCCGGTCCCGCTCGCCTTCAACGCCAGCATGATCGGCCCGGTCATCGCGCAGTTCGGCACCCAGGAGCAGAAGGAGAAGTTCCTGCCGAAGACCGCGAACCTCGACATCTGGTGGAGCCAGGGCTTCTCCGAGCCCGACGCCGGCTCCGACCTCGCCGGGCTGCGCACCACCGCCGTCCTCGACGGTGACGACTGGGTCGTCAACGGCCAGAAGACCTGGACGACGCTCGGGCAGTACGGCGACTGGATCTTCACCCTGGTGCGCACCGACCCCGAGGTGAAGAAGCAGGCCGGCATCTCGATGCTGCTCATCGACATGACCAGCCCGGGCGTCGAGGTCCGGCCGATCGAGCTCATCGACGGCGGCCACGAGGTCAACGAGGTCTGGTTCACCGACGTCCGGGTCCCCGGCGAGAACCTCGTCGGGGAGGTCAACAGCGGCTGGACGCAGGCCAAGTTCCTGCTCGGCAACGAGCGGGTCGGCGTCGCACCGGTGGGCGCCACCAAGCGCGTCCTGGCCCGCGCCAAGGAGCTCGGCGCGAGCATCCTCGCCGACGACCCGCTGCTGCGCGCCCGCGTCGTCGAGCTGGAGAACGAGCTGCTCGCCCTCGAGCTCACCGCCCTCCGCGTCGCCGCGCACTCCGCCGGCGCCGAGCCGCACCCGGCGTCCTCGGTGCTCAAGCTCAAGGGCACCGAGCTGCAGCAGGCCGTCAGCGAGCTGGTCGTCGACCTCGGCGGGCCGGCCACCCTCGCCAGCGGCGAGGGCGACGCGACGCTCGAGTGGTACCGGCGCTCGACGCCGACGTACCTCAACCTCCGCAAGGCGTCGATCTACGGCGGGTCCAACGAGATCCAGCGCCAGATCATCAGCCGCAACATCCTGGGTCTCTGA